From the genome of Cryptococcus deuterogattii R265 chromosome 5, complete sequence:
TGGTAAGGTCTGAGGCTCACATCAGTGATTATGCCAACCGGCAGAGAGAGAATAGACATACagtggaaggaaatgatTGTCCAAGTAAAAGCGACCATCATTCCCGGAATGAAAATGATCATGAGTTTACGACGTCCGACCTTGTCGACAATGCTCATTCCGACGAACTGATAACGTCAGCTTGACATTTATTCCTTCCATGCAATATCACTTACCACAAAGGCAGCATTGAGGCACGAGGGGATGAGACCGGCGGCGGATCCATTTTTTAAGCCAAGAAGACCGAAGATGGTGCCGGAATAATAGAGTAATGTGTTGAAACCAGTCAGTTGTCCAAAGGCCTGAACTCCAGAGACAGAAATGATAGCCCTTCGGTAGGGCTTGTGAGTCCAATACTTTTTGGCCCTCCCGGTAAAGGAAAGGTCACGCTGCATGATTGTCGTGGCAGCGACGTATTGCTTGACGATTCGGAGCTTGAGATCAATGATGTCGTCCGTGGCCGTTCCAtaaatcttcttcaaacaaGCCCGggcttcatcctctttgcCTCGAAGGATCAATACTCGGGGAGACTCCGGGAGGTAGTGCATGAGGCAGAGTTGCACAACCGAAGGAACGACGCCCAATGCGACTGCACGAAATCAGCTCAAGAGCAAAATGAGGGACTAAAAGTTTGCTCACAGAGGATTCGCCACCCAATGTGATATGGAACGCCTGCTTGAAAACCGGCGCCGATGGCACTGGCGATGACTTGGCCAAAAGGAATAAAAAAGGCGTTGACGCCGACACAACGTCCTCGAACAGCGGTCGGGGCGAGCTCGGCAATGTAGAGAGGAGCGATAACAGCGGCGCCTCCAACGCCAACACCAAGGACCAATCGACCGACGATTATCTGGGGAACCGAGTAGCTCGCTGCAATGATGATCGCGCCAGCAGTGAAACTTCTCACATCAGACGAAGAATACGCGACTTTGACAAAGGTGATACTCACGCAATGTCGGAAATGACCATAGCCCATTTACGGCCCAATTTATCGGCCATAGTACCGAGGATAGAAGCACCGAAGATCGCACCGATTGTCGTTCCAGCGGTGATAATTTCACTCTCCGCAGCCGAGAGGGTGTGACCGAGGGCGGTACCCACCATTGGTAAGGCTGCCCCGATGATACCAGTGTCTACTGGTCGTGAGCAAAAGAGCGCGAGATCGGTCGTGATCACCCACCGTATCCAAACAGAAAGCCCGCAATGGCTGCAACTGATATGAGAAACATAAAATACGGAGTCACCttgtcctcgtcctcggcTCGAACGAGGTTCTCGTCCTACTTGCATCAGTCGCATGCAGTTTCATCGGCAGCGACTCGTTGGGTACTCACTATCAGACCATCGTAGGCATTGGCGATATGTTGAACGCTTTCATAGTGCTCGGTCTCAACCTTCAAGTCCTCCTTGCTGATATTGGCGGATGTCTGATTTTTAACCCCGTGAGGCATGGGCGTAATGGTGTCTAGGTTTGAAGACATTGTGATACAGCGCGGGGATAGGGGATTGGGGGTGTTCTCCAAATTTCTGTAATACGGGTTTATGTAGTTTGAGACAACCCCGCGGGACCCCAGATCGGCCCCACACGACATCGGGTATAGCTGAAGTTCGTTCCTATTTTTGGATAAAACTATCTGATCACTGTCTCAGCGGGTAAAATCTAAATCCCATTGGGCGAAGTTTGCCGTCGGAATTGTAACAAATTGGAGAAGGGCGGGATTCATCCAAAGACCGTCATCGGAGATTAGACCGAAATTGCCGGTAGCTCCGTGCTTTAATATCCGATGACTTAACACGAAAAGAACCGGAGTTCGCGGAGTTTTACCCCTGCCACATGTCGAGATGTACAGGAGTCATCTTTTTTTAGAAGCCAGAGATATTGATCACGCTAGAAACGGAATTCCGGATCGGCACGTGAAGCGCAATGTGGTTGGATTTATCAGGTTTTGCGTCGATGGAGCGCCCTTTGCTTGTAGCATGGAATTACAGACAGCAATGAGCTTCGTACAAGTCGGTGGCTCTACGCACAGATATGCACATAGAAGCTGACTTCAATCATAGCTCGTAACGATTTCGGCTAAGAAGGAATGTCGTGCCAGAATTCTAGATCGTGAGTCTGGTAATAATCGTTTAGAAGAACCCCCCAACTCACTTGCGCCAGTCCTCGCAGGTATTCGCGCCGAGGctgaagagaaagagccCGGCACAAGGATCTTCGACATCGCAATCAGCAAAGACGATCAAAATCTGATATTCGTTTGGGAAGAGGTAAGCATCTTATGGTTCTTCTCGGATTAC
Proteins encoded in this window:
- a CDS encoding MFS transporter SP family solute carrier family 2 (myo-inositol transporter) member 13; the encoded protein is MSSNLDTITPMPHGVKNQTSANISKEDLKVETEHYESVQHIANAYDGLIDENLVRAEDEDKVTPYFMFLISVAAIAGFLFGYDTGIIGAALPMVGTALGHTLSAAESEIITAGTTIGAIFGASILGTMADKLGRKWAMVISDIAFTAGAIIIAASYSVPQIIVGRLVLGVGVGGAAVIAPLYIAELAPTAVRGRCVGVNAFFIPFGQVIASAIGAGFQAGVPYHIGWRILFALGVVPSVVQLCLMHYLPESPRVLILRGKEDEARACLKKIYGTATDDIIDLKLRIVKQYVAATTIMQRDLSFTGRAKKYWTHKPYRRAIISVSGVQAFGQLTGFNTLLYYSGTIFGLLGLKNGSAAGLIPSCLNAAFVFVGMSIVDKVGRRKLMIIFIPGMMVAFTWTIISFHYLTKPTGGLLLEDYQYPTALVGSVLGSIVLFVIPFGLTYSHIIWYQSEFLPLEIRAAGSAISTTCCWLANLVVSVAYLTQLEKLGATGTYGLYLGFITIGYVFVYFCYPETKGLSIDETAEIFIDGFGIKKAHQMLREKRAFAAELHAGRA